One region of Streptomyces leeuwenhoekii genomic DNA includes:
- the thiC gene encoding phosphomethylpyrimidine synthase ThiC, which produces MTIKDARTPASTQNSVDGQSAEAGKSIGWHKAYIEGSRPDLRVPVRQVHLTNGQSVTLYDTSGPYTDPLVDTDVRRGLPPLRENWIVGRGDTEEYAGRPVRPEDDGIKHTSPRGGLRNLDAVFPGRPRQPRRGRDGKAVTQLAYARRGEITPEMEFVALRENVSPEVVREEIAAGRAVLPANVNHPEIEPMIIGKRFLVKVNANIGNSAVTSSIEEEVEKMTWATRWGADTVMDLSTGRNIHTTREWVLRNSPVPIGTVPLYQALEKVDGKAEELTWEIYKDTVIEQAEQGVDYMTVHAGVRLAYVPLTANRKTGIVSRGGSIMAAWCLAHHKESFLYENFEELCEILAAYDVTYSLGDGLRPGSIADANDEAQFAELRTLGELNRIAKRFDVQTMIEGPGHVPMHKIKENIDLQQEICEEAPFYTLGPLTTDVAPAYDHITSGIGAAMIAWWGTAMLCYVTPKEHLGLPNRDDVKTGVITYKIAAHAADLAKGHPGAQEWDDALSDARFEFRWEDQFNLALDPDTAREFHDETLPAEPAKTAHFCSMCGPKFCSMKISQDIRREHGGSQAEIEQGMAQKSKEFAAAGNRVYLPIAD; this is translated from the coding sequence ATGACCATCAAGGACGCACGCACGCCTGCCTCCACGCAGAACTCCGTCGACGGACAGTCCGCGGAGGCCGGGAAGTCCATCGGCTGGCACAAGGCGTACATCGAGGGCTCACGCCCCGATCTGCGGGTGCCGGTCCGTCAGGTGCACCTCACCAATGGGCAGTCCGTCACGCTGTACGACACATCGGGCCCGTACACCGATCCGCTCGTCGACACCGACGTCCGCAGGGGCCTGCCGCCGCTTCGGGAGAACTGGATCGTGGGCCGCGGCGACACCGAGGAGTACGCGGGCCGTCCCGTCCGCCCCGAGGACGACGGAATCAAGCACACCTCCCCGCGCGGGGGACTGCGCAATCTCGACGCGGTCTTCCCCGGGCGTCCGCGCCAGCCGCGCCGCGGCCGGGACGGAAAGGCCGTGACGCAGCTCGCGTACGCGCGCCGGGGCGAGATCACACCGGAGATGGAGTTCGTGGCCCTCCGTGAGAACGTGTCGCCCGAGGTCGTCCGCGAGGAGATCGCCGCCGGACGGGCGGTGCTGCCCGCCAACGTGAACCACCCGGAGATCGAGCCGATGATCATCGGCAAGCGGTTCCTGGTGAAGGTCAACGCGAACATCGGCAACTCCGCCGTGACCTCATCCATCGAGGAGGAGGTCGAGAAGATGACCTGGGCGACCCGCTGGGGCGCCGACACGGTCATGGATCTGTCCACCGGACGGAACATCCACACCACGCGCGAGTGGGTGCTGCGCAACTCCCCCGTCCCCATCGGCACCGTGCCGCTCTACCAGGCCCTGGAGAAGGTGGACGGCAAGGCGGAAGAGCTGACCTGGGAGATCTACAAGGACACGGTCATCGAGCAGGCCGAGCAGGGTGTGGACTACATGACGGTCCACGCGGGTGTCCGTCTGGCGTACGTGCCGCTGACGGCGAACCGCAAGACCGGCATCGTCTCGCGCGGCGGCTCGATCATGGCGGCATGGTGCCTGGCGCACCACAAGGAGTCGTTCCTGTACGAGAACTTCGAGGAACTCTGCGAAATCCTCGCGGCCTACGACGTGACGTACTCCCTCGGCGACGGCCTCCGGCCGGGGTCGATCGCGGACGCCAACGACGAGGCGCAGTTCGCGGAGTTGAGGACGCTCGGGGAGCTCAACCGGATCGCGAAGCGCTTCGATGTGCAGACCATGATCGAGGGCCCGGGCCATGTCCCGATGCACAAGATCAAGGAGAACATCGACCTTCAGCAGGAGATCTGCGAGGAGGCCCCGTTCTATACGCTCGGCCCGCTGACCACGGACGTCGCTCCGGCCTACGACCACATCACCTCCGGCATCGGCGCCGCGATGATCGCCTGGTGGGGTACGGCCATGCTCTGCTACGTCACGCCGAAGGAGCACCTGGGCCTGCCCAACCGTGACGACGTCAAGACCGGCGTCATCACGTACAAGATCGCCGCCCACGCGGCCGACCTGGCCAAGGGGCATCCCGGAGCCCAGGAGTGGGACGACGCGCTGTCCGACGCGCGCTTCGAGTTCCGGTGGGAGGACCAGTTCAACCTGGCCCTCGACCCGGACACGGCACGGGAGTTCCACGATGAGACGCTTCCTGCCGAGCCCGCCAAGACGGCTCACTTCTGCTCGATGTGCGGTCCGAAGTTCTGCAGCATGAAGATCTCGCAGGACATCCGGCGTGAGCACGGTGGCAGCCAGGCCGAGATCGAACAGGGCATGGCCCAGAAGTCGAAGGAGTTCGCGGCCGCGGGCAACAGGGTGTACCTGCCGATCGCGGACTGA
- a CDS encoding YibE/F family protein has translation MTTTQHPPYPPPDPPHDPGAGSGPGSGGGHGPGGGHGHSHGHGHGHGPAAPVSRHLRKVIAAVLIPFAVAVVVGLAVLWPGGAPPHERTGVGFDRQTEQATVTRVLEVSCKDVNASGVPPTGDTSTAEGSSAVQQAGGTCKKATIRVDTGKDKGRTFTEIVQPDQSRQLDQGQKVVVAYEPSAPRDLQYSVADINRRLPMALLAGIFALAVVVVGRLRGVMALVALAISFLVLNFFILPAILQGSNPLLVAVVGSSAIMLIALYLCHGLSARTSVAVLGTLISLLLIGLLGSLFIDWAALTGNTDDNTGLIHGLYPTIDMSGLLLAGVIIGSLGVLDDVTVTQTSAVWELHEANPSMGWRGLYRAAIRIGRDHIASVVNTLVLAYAGAALPLLLLFSIAQSSVGTVANSELVAEEIVRTLVGSIGLVASVPVTTALAALVVSADRTGREGAAQGAGAGPARGGRGRRRKR, from the coding sequence GTGACCACGACGCAGCATCCCCCCTATCCCCCACCCGACCCGCCTCATGACCCGGGCGCCGGCAGCGGCCCCGGGTCCGGGGGCGGACACGGGCCCGGGGGCGGCCATGGGCACTCGCACGGGCATGGGCACGGCCACGGCCCCGCGGCTCCGGTCTCCCGGCACCTGCGCAAGGTCATCGCGGCGGTCCTCATCCCGTTCGCCGTGGCGGTGGTGGTCGGGCTCGCGGTGCTGTGGCCGGGCGGTGCGCCTCCGCACGAACGCACCGGCGTCGGATTCGACCGGCAGACGGAGCAGGCCACGGTCACCCGGGTGCTCGAGGTGAGCTGCAAGGACGTCAACGCCTCGGGTGTCCCGCCCACCGGGGACACCTCCACCGCCGAGGGGTCCTCCGCGGTGCAACAAGCGGGCGGGACCTGCAAGAAGGCGACGATCCGGGTCGACACCGGCAAGGACAAGGGCCGGACGTTCACCGAGATCGTGCAGCCCGACCAGTCCCGGCAGTTGGATCAGGGCCAGAAGGTCGTGGTCGCCTACGAGCCCTCGGCGCCGAGGGACCTGCAGTACTCGGTCGCCGACATCAACAGGCGGCTGCCGATGGCGCTGCTGGCCGGGATCTTCGCGCTCGCCGTCGTGGTCGTCGGGCGGCTGCGGGGTGTCATGGCGCTGGTCGCCCTGGCCATCAGCTTCCTGGTGCTGAACTTCTTCATCCTCCCGGCGATCCTGCAGGGCTCGAACCCGCTGCTGGTGGCCGTGGTGGGGTCGAGCGCCATCATGCTGATCGCCCTGTACCTGTGCCACGGCCTGTCGGCCCGAACCTCCGTGGCGGTGCTCGGCACCCTGATCTCCCTGCTGCTGATCGGTCTGCTGGGGTCGCTGTTCATCGACTGGGCCGCCCTCACGGGCAACACGGACGACAACACGGGCCTGATCCACGGCCTGTATCCGACCATCGACATGAGCGGCCTGCTGCTGGCCGGTGTGATCATCGGTTCCCTCGGTGTCCTGGACGACGTGACCGTCACGCAGACCTCGGCAGTCTGGGAACTGCACGAGGCCAACCCCTCGATGGGCTGGCGCGGGCTGTACCGCGCGGCCATCCGGATCGGCCGTGACCACATCGCGTCCGTCGTCAACACGCTCGTCCTCGCTTACGCGGGCGCCGCGCTGCCGCTGCTGCTGCTGTTCTCGATCGCGCAGAGCAGCGTCGGAACGGTCGCCAACAGTGAGCTCGTCGCGGAGGAGATCGTCCGCACGCTGGTCGGCTCGATCGGCCTGGTGGCGTCGGTGCCGGTCACCACGGCCCTCGCGGCCCTGGTGGTCTCGGCCGACCGCACCGGGCGGGAAGGCGCGGCGCAGGGCGCCGGTGCCGGGCCGGCCCGCGGCGGACGAGGACGGCGCCGCAAGCGCTGA
- the hisC gene encoding histidinol-phosphate transaminase, with protein MSETSPKLRAELEGIPTYKPGKPAAAGGPVAYKLSSNENPYPPLPGVMETVTAAACSFNRYPDMACTGLMEELSERFGVPVSHLATGTGSVGVAQQLVQATSGPGDEVIYAWRSFEAYPIITQISGARSVQVPLTPGDVHDLDAMADAITDRTRLIFVCNPNNPTGTVVRRAELERFLDRVPGDVLVVLDEAYREFIRDPEVPDGVEFYRERPNVCVLRTFSKAYGLAGLRVGFAIAHEPVAAALRKTAVPFGVSQLAQEAAIASLRAEDELLGRVGSLVCERTRVVDALRGQGWTVPDTQANFVWLRLGERTVAFAEACERAGVVIRPFPGEGVRVTVGENEANDIFLRVAEEFRKEA; from the coding sequence GTGAGCGAGACGAGCCCCAAGCTGCGCGCTGAGCTGGAGGGTATCCCCACCTACAAGCCGGGCAAGCCCGCCGCGGCCGGCGGCCCGGTGGCCTACAAGCTGTCCTCCAACGAGAACCCCTATCCGCCGCTGCCCGGCGTGATGGAGACCGTGACGGCCGCGGCCTGCTCGTTCAACCGCTATCCCGACATGGCCTGTACGGGCCTGATGGAGGAGCTGTCCGAACGGTTCGGGGTGCCGGTCTCCCACCTGGCCACCGGCACCGGTTCGGTCGGGGTGGCGCAGCAGCTCGTCCAGGCGACGTCCGGCCCCGGCGACGAGGTCATCTACGCTTGGCGGTCCTTCGAGGCGTACCCGATCATCACGCAGATCAGCGGTGCACGGTCGGTGCAGGTGCCGCTGACCCCGGGGGACGTGCACGACCTGGACGCCATGGCCGACGCCATCACCGACCGCACCCGGCTGATCTTCGTCTGCAACCCGAACAACCCGACCGGCACGGTGGTGCGGCGGGCCGAGCTGGAGCGGTTCCTCGACCGGGTGCCCGGCGATGTGCTGGTGGTGCTCGACGAGGCATACCGCGAGTTCATCCGCGACCCCGAGGTGCCCGACGGTGTCGAGTTCTACCGTGAGCGGCCCAACGTCTGTGTGCTGCGGACCTTCTCGAAGGCTTACGGTCTCGCCGGGCTGCGTGTGGGCTTCGCGATCGCCCACGAGCCGGTGGCGGCGGCGCTGCGCAAGACGGCGGTGCCGTTCGGCGTGAGCCAACTCGCGCAGGAGGCGGCGATCGCCTCCCTGCGTGCCGAGGACGAGCTGCTGGGCCGGGTCGGCTCGCTGGTGTGCGAGCGCACGCGCGTGGTCGACGCGCTGCGCGGCCAGGGCTGGACGGTACCGGACACCCAGGCGAACTTCGTGTGGCTGCGCCTGGGGGAGCGCACGGTCGCGTTCGCGGAGGCGTGCGAGCGGGCCGGTGTGGTCATCCGTCCGTTCCCGGGGGAGGGTGTCCGGGTCACGGTCGGGGAGAACGAGGCGAACGACATCTTCCTGAGGGTGGCGGAAGAGTTCCGCAAGGAGGCGTAA
- a CDS encoding cyclophilin-like fold protein: MDTQGQQSQIRISWPAGHLTATLDDTPTAQALRKALPLTSTARTWGEEVYFDTGVSVSRETDARQVVEPGTVAFWTEGDALALPYGPTPVSRGDECRLASPCNVLGRLDGDPRLLATVRDGDPVRVEAAGA, from the coding sequence ATGGACACACAGGGACAGCAGTCGCAGATACGGATCTCATGGCCCGCGGGGCACCTCACCGCGACCCTCGACGACACCCCCACGGCGCAGGCCCTCCGCAAGGCGCTGCCGCTCACCTCCACCGCCCGGACCTGGGGCGAGGAGGTGTATTTCGATACGGGAGTGTCGGTTTCACGTGAAACGGACGCCCGGCAGGTCGTCGAGCCGGGCACGGTCGCCTTCTGGACCGAGGGCGACGCACTGGCCCTTCCCTACGGGCCCACCCCGGTCTCGCGGGGCGATGAATGCCGCCTCGCGAGCCCCTGCAACGTGCTGGGCCGCCTCGACGGAGACCCCCGCCTGCTGGCGACGGTCCGCGACGGCGACCCGGTACGCGTCGAAGCGGCCGGCGCCTGA
- the cydB gene encoding cytochrome d ubiquinol oxidase subunit II — translation MELHDVWFVLIAVLWTGYFFLEGFDFGVGVLTKLLARDRPEKRVLINTIGPVWDGNEVWLLTAAGATFAAFPEWYATLFSGFYLPLLVILLCLIVRGVAFEYRVKRPEENWQRNWETAIFWTSLIPAFLWGVAFGNIVRGVKIDRELEYVGSVWDLFNPYALLGGLVTLTLFTFHGTVFAALKTVGEIRERARALALRVGLVTAVLAVLFLLWTQIDSGDGKSLVALVVAVAALVVALMANQAGREGWSFALSGVTIVATVAMFFLTLFPNVMPSTLDADWSLTVTNASSSPYTLKIMTWLAAIATPVVLLYQGWTYWVFRKRIGTQHLADAAH, via the coding sequence ATGGAACTGCACGACGTCTGGTTCGTCCTGATCGCCGTCCTGTGGACCGGCTACTTCTTCCTGGAGGGCTTCGACTTCGGAGTCGGCGTCCTCACCAAGCTGCTCGCCCGCGACCGGCCCGAGAAGCGGGTGCTGATCAACACCATCGGCCCGGTCTGGGACGGCAACGAGGTGTGGCTGCTCACGGCGGCCGGCGCGACGTTCGCCGCCTTCCCCGAGTGGTACGCCACACTGTTCTCCGGGTTCTATCTGCCCCTGCTGGTCATCCTGCTCTGCCTGATCGTCCGGGGTGTCGCCTTCGAGTACCGGGTGAAGCGGCCGGAGGAGAACTGGCAGCGCAACTGGGAGACCGCGATCTTCTGGACCTCGCTCATCCCGGCGTTCCTGTGGGGCGTGGCCTTCGGCAACATCGTCCGGGGTGTGAAGATCGACCGCGAGCTGGAGTACGTGGGCAGCGTCTGGGACCTGTTCAATCCGTACGCGCTGCTCGGCGGCCTGGTGACGCTGACCCTGTTCACCTTCCACGGGACGGTGTTCGCGGCGCTCAAGACCGTCGGGGAGATCCGGGAGCGGGCGCGTGCGCTGGCCCTGCGCGTCGGCCTGGTCACGGCGGTGCTCGCGGTGCTGTTCCTGCTGTGGACGCAGATCGACAGCGGTGACGGCAAGAGTCTGGTGGCGCTGGTGGTGGCCGTCGCCGCGCTGGTCGTGGCCCTGATGGCCAACCAGGCCGGCCGTGAGGGATGGTCCTTCGCCCTCTCCGGCGTCACGATCGTGGCCACCGTGGCGATGTTCTTCCTGACGCTCTTCCCGAACGTCATGCCCTCCACGCTCGACGCGGACTGGAGTCTGACCGTCACCAACGCATCGTCCAGTCCCTACACCCTGAAGATCATGACCTGGCTCGCGGCGATCGCCACGCCGGTCGTCCTGCTCTACCAGGGGTGGACCTACTGGGTCTTCCGCAAGCGCATCGGCACCCAGCACCTCGCCGACGCCGCGCACTGA
- a CDS encoding cytochrome ubiquinol oxidase subunit I, which translates to MDMALAPETLARWQFGITTVYHFLFVPLTISLAALTAGLQTAWVRTEKEKYLRATKFWGKLFLINIAMGVVTGIVQEFQFGMNWSDYSRFVGDVFGAPLAFEALIAFFFESTFIGLWIFGWDKLPKKIHLACIWMVSIGTLLSAYFILAANSWMQHPVGYRINEEKGRAELTDFWAVLTQNTTLNQVFHSFSAAFLTGGAFMVGIAAFHLMRKKHIPVMRTSLRLGLVTLAVGGLLTAVSGDTLGKVMYEQQPMKMAAAEALWDGEKPAPFSVFAYGDVDEGHNTVALEIPGLLSFLAHSDFESYVPGINDTNEALQEKFGPGDYKPIVPVAYWGFRWMIGFGMASFSLGLLGLWLTRKKFLLPAAWRTGEDEVPHLVLLKKPLGARLTRLYWLLALWTMGFPLIANSWGWIFTEMGRQPWVVYGLFQTRDAVSPGVSTAEVLTSMIAFTLLYAILAVIEVKLLVKYVKAGPPELTEADLNPPTKIGGDLRDADKPMAFSY; encoded by the coding sequence GTGGACATGGCTTTGGCGCCGGAGACTCTGGCGCGCTGGCAGTTCGGTATCACCACCGTCTACCACTTCCTCTTCGTCCCCCTGACGATCTCGCTGGCCGCCCTGACAGCCGGACTGCAGACCGCCTGGGTGCGGACGGAGAAGGAGAAGTACCTCAGGGCGACCAAGTTCTGGGGCAAGCTGTTCCTGATCAACATCGCCATGGGCGTGGTCACGGGCATCGTGCAGGAGTTCCAGTTCGGCATGAACTGGTCGGACTACTCCCGCTTCGTCGGTGACGTCTTCGGCGCGCCGCTCGCCTTCGAGGCGCTGATCGCCTTCTTCTTCGAGTCCACCTTCATCGGGCTGTGGATCTTCGGCTGGGACAAGCTGCCGAAGAAGATCCACCTGGCCTGCATCTGGATGGTCTCGATCGGCACGCTGCTGTCGGCGTACTTCATCCTCGCGGCCAACTCGTGGATGCAGCACCCGGTGGGCTACCGGATCAACGAGGAGAAGGGGCGGGCCGAGCTCACCGACTTCTGGGCCGTCCTCACCCAGAACACCACGCTCAACCAGGTCTTCCACAGCTTCTCGGCGGCCTTCCTCACGGGTGGCGCCTTCATGGTGGGCATCGCCGCCTTCCACCTGATGCGCAAGAAGCACATCCCGGTGATGCGGACCTCGCTCCGGCTCGGCCTGGTCACCCTGGCGGTCGGCGGTCTGCTCACCGCGGTCAGCGGCGACACGCTCGGCAAGGTCATGTACGAGCAGCAGCCGATGAAGATGGCCGCGGCCGAGGCGCTGTGGGACGGCGAGAAGCCCGCGCCCTTCTCCGTCTTCGCCTACGGGGACGTCGACGAGGGGCACAACACGGTCGCCCTGGAGATCCCCGGTCTCCTGTCCTTCCTCGCGCACAGCGACTTCGAGTCGTACGTGCCGGGTATCAACGACACCAACGAGGCCCTCCAGGAGAAGTTCGGGCCCGGTGACTACAAGCCCATCGTCCCCGTCGCCTACTGGGGCTTCCGGTGGATGATCGGCTTCGGCATGGCGTCCTTCTCCCTCGGACTGCTCGGGCTGTGGCTCACCCGTAAGAAGTTCCTGTTGCCCGCAGCGTGGCGCACGGGGGAGGACGAGGTGCCGCACCTGGTGCTGCTGAAGAAGCCGCTCGGGGCGAGGCTCACCCGCCTGTACTGGCTGCTGGCGCTGTGGACGATGGGCTTTCCGCTGATCGCCAACTCGTGGGGGTGGATCTTCACCGAGATGGGCCGTCAGCCGTGGGTCGTCTACGGCCTGTTCCAGACCCGCGACGCGGTCTCCCCCGGTGTCTCCACCGCCGAGGTCCTCACTTCGATGATCGCCTTCACCCTGCTCTACGCGATCCTCGCCGTCATCGAGGTCAAGCTGCTGGTCAAGTACGTCAAGGCCGGACCGCCCGAGCTGACCGAGGCCGACCTCAACCCGCCCACGAAGATCGGCGGCGACCTCCGTGACGCCGACAAGCCGATGGCCTTCTCGTACTAG
- a CDS encoding metallophosphoesterase encodes MVEGSMTQGAGQGPEVERTATLRDFRVPAYVHESGPYLQGTHPGDVAPPPEEPYPDGYTPTERDLTVIDPGATPQVPVDPAAAPAPQPPAGPGPLYVVGDVHGYLDELVAALQGQGLIDAAGHWCAGTARLWFLGDFTDRGPDGIGVIDLVMRLSAEAAAAGGYCKALMGNHELLLLGAKRFGDTPVNSGAGTATFQAAWLLNGGQKTDMDRLQDHHLQWMARLDALEEVDGHLLVHSDTTAYLDYGRSIEEVNDTVHETLTRNDADEVWDLFRKFTKRFSFRDEGGADAVRKLLDAYGGNRIVHGHSPIPYLLGEVGSEDGEDSSGPVVEGPHVYADGLAIAMDGGVTMAGKLLVQQLPLLD; translated from the coding sequence ATGGTGGAGGGGTCGATGACTCAGGGGGCCGGTCAGGGACCCGAGGTGGAGCGGACGGCGACGTTGCGCGACTTCCGCGTGCCCGCGTACGTCCATGAGTCCGGTCCGTACCTCCAGGGCACGCACCCGGGCGATGTCGCACCACCCCCGGAGGAGCCCTACCCCGACGGGTACACGCCCACCGAGCGCGACCTGACGGTGATCGATCCGGGCGCCACGCCGCAGGTGCCCGTCGACCCCGCCGCCGCGCCCGCTCCCCAGCCCCCGGCGGGCCCGGGTCCGCTGTACGTCGTCGGCGATGTGCACGGCTACCTGGACGAGCTGGTGGCCGCGCTGCAGGGCCAGGGCCTCATCGACGCCGCGGGCCACTGGTGTGCCGGCACCGCCCGGCTGTGGTTCCTCGGCGACTTCACCGACCGCGGCCCGGACGGCATCGGCGTCATCGACCTCGTCATGCGGCTGTCCGCCGAGGCCGCCGCGGCCGGCGGCTACTGCAAGGCCCTCATGGGCAACCACGAGCTGCTGCTCCTGGGCGCCAAGCGGTTCGGCGACACGCCCGTGAACTCCGGGGCCGGCACCGCCACCTTCCAGGCGGCCTGGCTGCTCAACGGCGGCCAGAAGACCGACATGGACCGTCTCCAGGACCACCACCTGCAGTGGATGGCCCGGCTCGACGCCCTGGAGGAGGTGGACGGCCATCTGCTGGTCCACTCCGACACCACCGCCTACCTCGACTACGGCCGCTCCATCGAAGAGGTCAACGACACGGTCCACGAGACGCTCACGCGCAACGACGCGGACGAGGTGTGGGACCTGTTCCGCAAGTTCACCAAGCGGTTCTCCTTCCGGGACGAGGGGGGCGCCGACGCGGTCCGCAAGCTGCTTGACGCCTACGGCGGCAACCGCATCGTCCACGGCCACAGCCCCATTCCCTACCTGCTGGGCGAGGTCGGCTCCGAGGACGGGGAGGACAGCTCCGGCCCCGTGGTCGAGGGCCCGCACGTGTACGCCGACGGGCTCGCCATCGCGATGGACGGCGGCGTGACCATGGCCGGAAAGCTGCTGGTCCAGCAACTCCCGCTGCTCGACTGA
- a CDS encoding LacI family DNA-binding transcriptional regulator: protein MTAAGKHQVSRAETSRRGSRPGRAGIRDVAAAAGVSITTVSDALNGKGRLPDATRRHVREVADRLGYRPSAAARTLRTGKSGLIGLTVTTYGDEPFTFTEFAYFAEMARAATSAALARGYALVILPATSRHDVWSNVALDGTVVIDPSDQDPVVSELVRQGLPVVSDGRPAGSLPVTAWVDNDHEAAVLDILDHLAAAGARRIGLLTGTTTDTYTHLSTTAYLHWCERVGQDPVYEAYPAHDPCAGAVAADRLLARPDRPDAVYGLFDPNGTDLLAAARRYGLRVPDDLLLVCCSESTVYASTEPPVTTLSLKPRRIGTAVVQLLIDAIEGVGSERPLEQVIPTELIVRTSSQRRAPRTTVSAPRSSEGK, encoded by the coding sequence ATGACAGCAGCAGGGAAGCACCAGGTGAGCCGCGCGGAAACCTCACGCCGAGGCAGCCGGCCGGGCCGGGCAGGCATCAGAGATGTGGCTGCCGCCGCCGGAGTCTCCATCACGACCGTCTCCGACGCCCTCAACGGCAAGGGCCGGCTCCCGGACGCCACCCGCCGCCACGTCCGCGAGGTCGCCGACCGGCTGGGCTACCGCCCCTCAGCCGCCGCCCGTACGCTCCGGACCGGCAAGTCGGGTCTCATCGGCCTGACCGTCACGACGTACGGGGATGAACCTTTCACCTTCACCGAATTCGCCTATTTCGCCGAAATGGCGCGCGCCGCCACCTCCGCCGCGCTCGCCCGCGGTTACGCGCTCGTCATCCTGCCCGCGACCTCCCGCCACGACGTCTGGTCCAACGTCGCCCTGGACGGCACGGTCGTCATCGACCCCTCCGACCAGGACCCGGTCGTCAGCGAGCTGGTCCGCCAGGGCCTGCCGGTCGTCTCCGACGGCCGCCCGGCGGGCTCCCTCCCGGTCACCGCCTGGGTCGACAACGACCACGAGGCCGCCGTCCTCGACATCCTCGACCACCTGGCCGCCGCCGGTGCCCGCCGCATCGGCCTCCTCACCGGCACCACGACCGACACGTACACCCATCTGTCGACCACCGCCTACCTGCACTGGTGCGAGCGCGTCGGCCAGGATCCCGTCTACGAGGCATACCCGGCGCACGACCCCTGCGCGGGCGCCGTCGCCGCCGACCGGCTGCTCGCCCGCCCCGACCGCCCCGACGCCGTCTACGGCCTGTTCGATCCCAACGGCACCGACCTGCTGGCCGCCGCCCGCCGCTACGGCCTGCGCGTCCCCGACGACCTGCTGCTGGTCTGCTGCAGCGAGTCCACCGTGTACGCGAGCACCGAGCCACCCGTCACGACCCTCTCGCTCAAGCCGCGCCGGATCGGCACGGCCGTGGTGCAGCTGCTCATCGACGCCATCGAGGGAGTCGGGTCCGAGCGGCCGCTCGAGCAGGTCATACCGACCGAGCTGATCGTGCGCACGTCGTCGCAGCGCCGCGCACCGCGGACGACGGTCAGCGCGCCCCGGTCGTCCGAGGGGAAGTGA
- a CDS encoding SsgA family sporulation/cell division regulator, translating to MRESVQAEVMMSFLVSEELSFRIPVELRYETCDPYAVRLTFHLPGDAPVTWAFGRELLIDGVGRPCGEGDVRITPVEPEALGEVLIRLQVGSDQALFRSSSAPLVAFLDRTDKLVPLGQEGSLADFDAHLDEALDRILAEEQSTG from the coding sequence ATGCGCGAGTCCGTACAGGCAGAAGTCATGATGAGCTTTCTCGTGTCCGAGGAGCTCTCCTTCCGCATCCCGGTGGAGTTGCGCTATGAGACCTGTGATCCCTATGCCGTGCGGCTGACTTTCCATTTGCCCGGTGACGCACCGGTGACCTGGGCTTTCGGACGTGAACTGCTGATCGACGGGGTGGGCCGCCCGTGTGGTGAGGGCGATGTGCGTATTACCCCCGTGGAGCCCGAAGCCCTCGGTGAGGTGCTGATCCGGCTTCAGGTCGGCAGCGACCAGGCGTTGTTCCGCTCCTCTTCGGCACCGCTCGTGGCCTTCCTCGACCGCACCGACAAGCTGGTGCCGCTGGGCCAGGAGGGCTCGCTCGCCGATTTCGACGCCCACCTCGACGAGGCTCTGGACCGCATCCTGGCGGAGGAACAGAGCACCGGCTGA